A stretch of DNA from Acinetobacter sp. LoGeW2-3:
TATGCCTCCACACAATGTGGTATTTGTCCTGATTGGTGCGGCTTTCCTATGGGCAGGTTGGTTCGGCTTTAACGTCGGTTCTGCTTTGGCTATTGATGGCTCATCTTCTTTGATCTTTATGACCACCATGCTGGCAACATTAGGCGGGATCTTTGGCTGGATGCTGGTTGAAAAAATCTCAGCTGGACATGTGACTGCATTTGGTCTGGCATCTGGTGCCATTGCCGGCTTAGTGGGAATCACCCCTGCTGCTGCTTTTGTTGGACCATTTGGCGCGATTGCCATTGGCTTCCTGGCAAGCATTTCTGTGTTCTACTCAATTACTATCCTTAAACGTAAACTAGGTGCTGATGATGCCTTAGATGTATTCTCAGTGCATGGTATTGGTGGTGTAGTCGGATGTATTTTGACTGCGATCTTCTGTATTCCTTCACTTGGAGGAAATGTTGAGGATGTTTCTGTCATTCCTCAGATTCTGGCTCAAATCGCAAGTATTGTCTTTACCTTCATTTATGTCGGCGTGTTGTCCTGGATTCTGCTTAAGATTGTAGGTTTGATTATGCCATTACGTGTTAGTGAAGAAGAGGAAGAAACCGGTTTGGATAAAACCGACCATAACGAAAGTGCTTATAATCTGTATTAGTTCAGACTTGATCGTACATTCTTCTTGAAAAAGAGAAAGTTACCCGTTTTGATAAAGGTGTCGAAATCTTAATCAAACAAAGGTAACTTTCTTATGTTGCATACTAACAATCAAATCATTAAACACCTAATACTTCTTAGCAGCTACTTGCTTGATTGACTAAGATATTAGTTTCTCTTCTAATACCTATATTTTCTAAATATTAAAATTGAAATGAATCATATAAATCGTATTTTCAGAATCCTAGTCATTACCAGTGCAATCAGTACCAGTGCTATTGCTGCAGATATGCCTTTCAAATTTACTCATTACGGTAACTTCAAGCATATGATGCATACCGGTGATGATCGAGGCACCGTTAAACTCTCGGAAGTACCACAACAGAAAAATACATGGGGCTTAGGGGCACTTGCAGGACGTACAGGTGAAATTATTCAAATGGATGGCAAAATTCTAGTGAGCCCAGGTAGTGATTTAAACGGGAAAATCTTGCCTCATGATCCAAATGAACAGGCCTTTCTTTTTGCAAGCGGCCAAGTTTCGAAATGGCATGATATTTCCCTGTCATCAGATATGAACCAATCTCAGTTAGAAGCATTCATCTTAGAAGAGGCAAAACGCTTAGGGCTATCAACTGAGCAGCCTTTTGTCTTTCGTCTGCAAGGAAAATATCCTCAATTACGCTGGCATGTTGTGACAGGTAAAAAACCTCAACCAGTGACTGAGCAAACAGGCAGTCATACCACTCATGCAAAAAAACATCATGTAGAAAAGTATATTTTCAATAATCCTGATGCTCGAGGACAATTAATTGGGATATACAGTGGTCCTCAATTAGAAAGTGTAGTGACTCACCCAAATGAGTATTTTCATGCTCATTATATTGATGATCAGGCTGATATTTCTGGTCATGTAGAAGCTTACTCAGTAGCAAAAGGTACTATTCTCAAGTTGCCTCTTCAGTAATCTATGATGCAATCTAGAATAGTTTAAATATCTCAAATCGAAGATCTTTTTATTGGTGGGAAGATAGACACTTTAAATGGGTTCTAACAAGGACTGTTATTCCCAAGTAGAAATGTCCTACCTAAAAACCAAATAGAAATGTCCTATACAGACATTTCCAAGTCAAGCACAGGATTCAGATATCGTTGTTGAACTGCTGTTTTCTGTGCTCGTCTACGGGGCATCTTTTGAGAACGATTACGTTTGTTTCGTTGTTCTAATTCTTCATGCTGTTGTTGAATATGGTTCAGAACAGCACCTAAACGTTTATTTTCAACAATCTCTCGCTGATTGAGTGGGCTTAACTTATCGAAGATGCTGTAATTGATTTTTCGACCTTCATATTCAATTGCAACTGTACCATCCGGGTATTCTAGAAACTCAAGATACTTGCCGATCAGCCTTTGATTTTCTTCCGTATTTTCCAGAAGATATACGCATTTATCATAAGTAATCGTCAGACTATTCGTGACTCTGCGGGGTTCACGCCAGGTAAAAATATCATCTAACTGCTCAGCAGTTTCGCTGACAGTCCGGTGTAGATCCTTGGGATTAAAGGCCATCTTGGCAAATTTACGATTAAATTGCTCAATAAAGCAGGGTAACCATCCATTCGCTTCCTCAATCGAACCGATGCCTGCCAGACGCATTTCTTTAATCAGACGATCCTGAAGAGTTCTATTGACTCGTTCTACACGGCCTTTGGCCTGTGGTGAATTGGCGAAGATGATATCGATATTCAGAGTGCTGAGCACGCGTCCGAATTGCGTGATCTTGGAGTCTTTCTTACTACTTTGATTTACCCTAAAGACTGAATGTTTGTCGCTATAAAATGCTAAAGGCTTACCGTGCTGTTCGATATATAAACGTGTTGAAATCATATAGTCAAAGGCTGATTCTGACTCACAGAAGCGTAAATGCTGCAATTTTCCTGTAGCATCGTCGATAAATACTAGCAGACAGCATTTAGGGGCTCGTCCTTCAAACCAGTCATGATGTGAGCCATCAATCTGGATCAGTTCACCATAACAGTCCCGGTTATAACGAGGCTGATACGGCCGTTTCAGGCGCTTAGCGCGAGGAATCCATAAATCGGCTGCAATCATCCAGGAACGCAGTGTTTCCACTGAAATATTGAATCCATGAATGGTCGTCAGCTTTTCATGCGCTAGAGTGGGTCCAAAACCATGGAATTGCTCAGCGACCAGATTGAGGCACTTGAGTCTGAGCTCTTCAGGAAGCCTGGAATTGCTGATTTGGCCACGTGCAGCATGTGCTAATGCAGTTGCACCTTGAGTTTTATATTTTTGCAATAAACGTCTGATCTGACGTTCTGAAATATGAAGTAGCTGAGCAGCTTGGGACTGAGTTATGCGTTGATCACAGATTTCTTGCAAGACCGACAATCTTTTAAGTTCTTTATCCGACATAGACACCAACATATCAAACCGTCCGCTAAGGAAATTGCAAAAGTGCATATTCTAAAAGCGGACATTTTTACTTTGGAGAAACCGGACATTTCTATTTTGGGCTTACAAGGACGTTTCGTATAACGTGTATTATGTTAATTTTAGGGGAATTAAAGAGTAGAAATGAGCTTAAATCTAAATAATAAAAAATTTATAAATGCTAAAAACACCTCTAATGGAGAAGTATCTCATGAGACTATTTTTAATTATTATCAAATCGGTAAGCGTATAGAAGCTACCTATTCTGGTGGCAGTATTACCAATGGACATTTACTAGGTTTCATGGACTGCTCCCAGTATCCTAGACACGAGACGGCCTCATTTTGAAGCTGCCTCAAAGGCTTCCGGACTCATCCCATCGAGATGCGAATGACGCCTGATTCGATTGTAAAACATCTCGATGTAATCAAATACATCTGCACGAGCCATTTCTCGTGTTTTATAGATCCTCTTTTTAATTCTTTCCTTCTTCAAGCTGCTAAAAAAGGATTCAGCAACAGCATTGTCCCAACAGTTTCCACGACGACTCATACTCGGAACTAAATTATGCTTCTGACAGAATTTCTGCCAGTCTCCGCTACTGTATTGTGAGCCTTGGTCTGAGTGTATGATCACAGGTTCATTGGGTCTGCGTCGCCATACCGCCATTAAAAGTGCATCCAAAACGATATCCTTGGCAAGCGTAGGTTTCATTGACCAACCGATGACTTTTCTCGAATATAAATCGAGAACCACAGCCAGATATAACCAGCCTTGCCAGGTGCGGATGTAGGTAATATCAGTCACCCAAGAGGTATCCGGTGTGTTTACAACAAATTCTCGATTTAAATGGTTAGGTGGCACAATCTGAGGACGACCACGACCATAGCTTTTATGCTTCTTATATCCTCGAACAGCGGCAATACCATTGTGCTTCATGATCTTCAGCACACGATTAGGTCCACAGCTTTCACCTAGCTCTTTAAGATCCAGCGTAATGCGACGATAACCGTAGATGCCATAACTGGCATCATAAGAAGAACGGATGAGCTGTAATAACCGCTTATCTTCAATAGTCCTGCCTGATTCGGGTTCATGCAACCAAGCATAGTAGCCAGCACGAGCAATCTTAAGAACCCGACACATCGTTTTAATCTTAAATTGATGGCTGTATTCCAGGATAAACTGATACTTTACTCGGGCAGGCTTGCAAAGTACCTTGCGGCCTTTTTTAGAATATCCCGTTCCTCTTCAGTTTGTTTGAGCTGACTTTTAAGGCGAAGGATTTCTTTCTTTGCTTCGAGTAGTTCATGTTCATCAGGGTTGTTGCGTAAAGGCTGTACGGCCTTTAGCCATTTATAAATGCTGTGCTGTGATACACCTAAACGTTCTGCCACATCGGTGACAGAATATCCACGTTCAGTAATCAATTTAACAGCTTCATCTTTAAATTCTGGGGTGTATCGTTGTCCACTCATAATGTTCTCTCCTATGCAAAAAGAATAGACGAAATTTGTCTAGGAGAGTGGTGGCAGTCCAATCTAACTAAAAGGTGTCTACAAAATCGGTGGCTATTCACTTCGTATAATCCGTATTATATTAATTTTAGGAGATATTAAATTAGATTAATCAAAATAATCTTCTAGTTCATTCCAGCTTGGTAACTCTAAGTATTCTTTATCTAGTGCTATTACAGGCGACCAATTAATCTTTGACGTAAGACAAAACCCTAGTCTTTTCTTAATTACAGGCACTTCATTTAATAATCCAAGTGGAATCCATATGAATGAGCTATTTCCAACTTTGTTAGGAATTGGAGATCCACAACCCGTACAAAAGCAAGAAGTAAAGCCTGAATCTTTTTTAAATATGCCAATTGAATCCGTACCAGAAACCCACTCAAATAACGTCTCATTCACCAACGTAGCTGAATTTGCTCCAGTACCACTTTGTTTACGACATAAACTGCAATGACAGTGATACATCGTCTCAATATCTTTATTGACTAGGAATTCAACCTTACCACACAAGCAACTACCACTATTTTTCATAATTTTAAGATTTTATTGATGCAAGCTTTCTAAGCATAAATCATTTTCTATTTATTGACCTTAGATAAGCCTCACTTAACATAATGGTGGTTATACAAAATTAACAAATCACAGGATGAATATACTTGCATATTGTATTCGATCGAATACAATTAAGTGAGAAGAAAAGGAATCCTCATGATTGAAATTAAACGTCTACCTGAGTTTGATGAATGGTTAGATGGCATTAAAGACAATATGACCCGAATTCGCTTGAATCGTAGATTAGATAAGGTTCAACGTGGTAATTGGGGAGATATTAAGCCCTTACAAGATGGGGTTTGGGAAATGAGGGAGTTCTTTGGATCAGGCTGGCGGATGTATTACATCCAGCATGGTGATGTTGTTATTGTGATGCTTGGTGGAGGAGATAAATCTACACAGCAAGACGATATCAAGCGAGCAGTCAAATTATCGAAAACATTGGAGGATTAAAATGGTTAAAGTTTCTGATTTACCAAGTTTTGATATGGCTGAGTCACTCAAAACTGAAGAAGACATTGTGATGTATCTCAATATGGTTCTTGAAGAGAATGATCCAGCTGAATTAGCTCATGCGCTTGGTGTAATTGCAAAAGCTCGTGGCATGACTCAAATTGCGAAAGAAGCAGGAATTGGGCGTGAGGCACTGTACAAAGCCCTACGTCAGGATTCAGCACCACGTTTTGACACGATTAATCGTGTAGTGAATGCTTTAGGCCTAAAACTCACAGTACAGCACGCCTAAAACTTTAAAAAATATAGTAAAAATGGGACCCAAAGGCTCCCATTTTTAGCTTCGTATAAGGTGTATTATGTTAATTTTAGGAAATCTTAAGCTTTAGCCAACATAATCTTCAGTTGATATTACTTGAGCATATGCAAATTCAAAAGCGGCCATTAATGTTGCATGGACATGACCAGCAGGTACTTTAACGCCATTAAATTCCAAGTCTAGTGTTGCACAAGCATCATGTATCACTTTTACCTTATAACCAAAATCAGAAGCAGCACGAACAGCAGCATCAACACACATATGGGTCATAGCACCAATCACGACTAACTCAGTCACTTGATTGCTATCTAAAATTTCTTTGAGATTCGTATTTAAGAACGCATTGATGTGATTTTTAATGATTACAGCTTCATCTTCTTGCGGCTTAACTGTGTCCTGAAATTCAATACCATTTGAGCTAGGTTCAAATATAGGAGATTCAGCATCAGCAATATGTTGGACATGAATCACTTGAGTACCCAGTTGACGGGCCTTCGCAATTACGTTCACTGCATTAGCAGCAGCTTGTTCAATATTTACCAATGGTAATTTACCTGTAGGTAGATATTCATTTTGTAAGTCGATAACTAATAAAACTGATTTTGACATACCTATTCCTTTACTTAACTAATATTTGTTTTGTTCTACTTATATTTTAAAGAAGTGGAATGCTTCCACTTCTTTAAGTTACTTTAGAAGGAAAGCGTTTCACCATCGATAGGAATTAAAACCTTATCTTGGATTCCTTTGTCTTTTACGTACTCTGCAAGCTCAGCACGTGTTACCGACATGTGGTTAATTGCATCCATGTGAACAGCAACCACTTTAGCATTTGGTGCTTTCTGAGTTGCACGATAAGTATCTTCTTTGCCCATAATAATGGATTCTTTAAAGCCATCAACCAAAGCATTACCAGTATTCAATACAATTACATCAGGTTTAAATGTTTGAATCGCTTGATCAACTTCAGAACGCCAGATGGTATCTCCTGCCACATAAACCGTTTCATGGCCAGCAGCTTCAAATACCACACCCATTGCTTCACCTAATCCAGCTTTAAGCTTAGGAATACGGTACATGGCATCAGTACCGTGTTGACCACCAGTTTTAGTGAGCTTAATCCCTTCAAAGGTCGCTTGAGTTAATACACGAACATCTTTGAAGCCTTGTGACTGAATGATTTTCTGGTCTTCTTTATTCTGTACGAATAAAGGCATATCTTTCGGAATCGCCGCTTGTGCTGCATCATCCCAATGATCTAAATGGGTATGGGTCACGATTACCGCATCTACACCTTCTAAAATCGTTTCGGGCTTGATAGGCAAATCGACTAATGGGTTCCGTAAATAGCTACGATGAGTATCAGGAAAACCTTCATAGAACCCTTTTTTAGCAAACATTGGGTCAATTAAAAAAGTCGTATCAGCATAGGTTACTTTAATCGTTGCATTGCGAATTTCTTGTATATGCGTAACTTTAGAAGTATCTCGCTGAACCACCTTATCATTCGCATATAAATGGACTGAAGCCATTGCCAGAGAGAGTGCAATAACAGAGCTACTTAAAATTTTATTCATGTTCCAGATCCAATCATTTAGTCATACTCGAATCATGATAGGAAAAATTAAACAATAAAATTGTCCTTAAGGACAATCATCGAAACTATTAGGACAAAATGCTATATTTACATTTTTAATGGAGAAATTTGAAGTGGCGATACCTCGTATAGGACTATTTATATATCCGAATATAAATCCATTTCACTTTTCAGTTCCTCATATTATTTTTAATACAAAGATTGGCGATAAACCTTTATTCGAGCTGAAAATATTCTCTCTTGACAACCAACCTGTCAAAACTGGAAGTGCCATGTCAATTATGCCTGATGGTGGAGTCGAACTTATTAATGACTTTGATCTTGTCATCATTCCGGGCTGGGACGATTTCAATCATGTACCTGAACAGATGCTAATAGATAAACTAAATCAAGCACATAAAAATGGATCTAGAATAGTCGGTTTGTGTTATGGCACTTATGCATTGGCATATGCAGGCTTACTCAACCATAAAAAGGCAGCAACACATTGGATGGCTGAACAAGATTTCAGTAAGCGGTTTCCACAGGTTCAACTTGATCATGATGCCCTGTACGTAGAAGACCAAAGGATTGTCACCTCTGCAGGAACAGGTGCTGCACTAGATTGCTGTTTATACTTGGTACGTGAAATTTATAATGCACATATTGCTAATAAGGTTTCCCGAGTTATGGTCATTCCCCCTCATCGTGAAGGTGGACAGGCACAATTCATTGAGCAACCAGT
This window harbors:
- a CDS encoding acetolactate decarboxylase translates to MNHINRIFRILVITSAISTSAIAADMPFKFTHYGNFKHMMHTGDDRGTVKLSEVPQQKNTWGLGALAGRTGEIIQMDGKILVSPGSDLNGKILPHDPNEQAFLFASGQVSKWHDISLSSDMNQSQLEAFILEEAKRLGLSTEQPFVFRLQGKYPQLRWHVVTGKKPQPVTEQTGSHTTHAKKHHVEKYIFNNPDARGQLIGIYSGPQLESVVTHPNEYFHAHYIDDQADISGHVEAYSVAKGTILKLPLQ
- a CDS encoding GFA family protein is translated as MKNSGSCLCGKVEFLVNKDIETMYHCHCSLCRKQSGTGANSATLVNETLFEWVSGTDSIGIFKKDSGFTSCFCTGCGSPIPNKVGNSSFIWIPLGLLNEVPVIKKRLGFCLTSKINWSPVIALDKEYLELPSWNELEDYFD
- a CDS encoding addiction module antidote protein; translated protein: MVKVSDLPSFDMAESLKTEEDIVMYLNMVLEENDPAELAHALGVIAKARGMTQIAKEAGIGREALYKALRQDSAPRFDTINRVVNALGLKLTVQHA
- a CDS encoding type II toxin-antitoxin system RelE/ParE family toxin, with protein sequence MIEIKRLPEFDEWLDGIKDNMTRIRLNRRLDKVQRGNWGDIKPLQDGVWEMREFFGSGWRMYYIQHGDVVIVMLGGGDKSTQQDDIKRAVKLSKTLED
- a CDS encoding ISNCY family transposase; translation: MSDKELKRLSVLQEICDQRITQSQAAQLLHISERQIRRLLQKYKTQGATALAHAARGQISNSRLPEELRLKCLNLVAEQFHGFGPTLAHEKLTTIHGFNISVETLRSWMIAADLWIPRAKRLKRPYQPRYNRDCYGELIQIDGSHHDWFEGRAPKCCLLVFIDDATGKLQHLRFCESESAFDYMISTRLYIEQHGKPLAFYSDKHSVFRVNQSSKKDSKITQFGRVLSTLNIDIIFANSPQAKGRVERVNRTLQDRLIKEMRLAGIGSIEEANGWLPCFIEQFNRKFAKMAFNPKDLHRTVSETAEQLDDIFTWREPRRVTNSLTITYDKCVYLLENTEENQRLIGKYLEFLEYPDGTVAIEYEGRKINYSIFDKLSPLNQREIVENKRLGAVLNHIQQQHEELEQRNKRNRSQKMPRRRAQKTAVQQRYLNPVLDLEMSV
- a CDS encoding cysteine hydrolase family protein encodes the protein MSKSVLLVIDLQNEYLPTGKLPLVNIEQAAANAVNVIAKARQLGTQVIHVQHIADAESPIFEPSSNGIEFQDTVKPQEDEAVIIKNHINAFLNTNLKEILDSNQVTELVVIGAMTHMCVDAAVRAASDFGYKVKVIHDACATLDLEFNGVKVPAGHVHATLMAAFEFAYAQVISTEDYVG
- a CDS encoding MBL fold metallo-hydrolase; translation: MNKILSSSVIALSLAMASVHLYANDKVVQRDTSKVTHIQEIRNATIKVTYADTTFLIDPMFAKKGFYEGFPDTHRSYLRNPLVDLPIKPETILEGVDAVIVTHTHLDHWDDAAQAAIPKDMPLFVQNKEDQKIIQSQGFKDVRVLTQATFEGIKLTKTGGQHGTDAMYRIPKLKAGLGEAMGVVFEAAGHETVYVAGDTIWRSEVDQAIQTFKPDVIVLNTGNALVDGFKESIIMGKEDTYRATQKAPNAKVVAVHMDAINHMSVTRAELAEYVKDKGIQDKVLIPIDGETLSF
- a CDS encoding IS3 family transposase (programmed frameshift), which codes for MSGQRYTPEFKDEAVKLITERGYSVTDVAERLGVSQHSIYKWLKAVQPLRNNPDEHELLEAKKEILRLKSQLKQTEEERDILKKAAKVLCKPARVKYQFILEYSHQFKIKTMCRVLKIARAGYYAWLHEPESGRTIEDKRLLQLIRSSYDASYGIYGYRRITLDLKELGESCGPNRVLKIMKHNGIAAVRGYKKHKSYGRGRPQIVPPNHLNREFVVNTPDTSWVTDITYIRTWQGWLYLAVVLDLYSRKVIGWSMKPTLAKDIVLDALLMAVWRRRPNEPVIIHSDQGSQYSSGDWQKFCQKHNLVPSMSRRGNCWDNAVAESFFSSLKKERIKKRIYKTREMARADVFDYIEMFYNRIRRHSHLDGMSPEAFEAASK
- a CDS encoding GlxA family transcriptional regulator yields the protein MAIPRIGLFIYPNINPFHFSVPHIIFNTKIGDKPLFELKIFSLDNQPVKTGSAMSIMPDGGVELINDFDLVIIPGWDDFNHVPEQMLIDKLNQAHKNGSRIVGLCYGTYALAYAGLLNHKKAATHWMAEQDFSKRFPQVQLDHDALYVEDQRIVTSAGTGAALDCCLYLVREIYNAHIANKVSRVMVIPPHREGGQAQFIEQPVAKSGQDAQINLLLDFLRQNLAIQHSIESLAKRAHMTRRTFTRHFKKATGMTPVDWLNTERIRFSCELLETTSLSIEKITELAGFNNTVSFRKNFREKYSTSPQAWRKAFGNINENNPLHLI